AGGAGTAATCACAACATACAAAGAGCCCGATAATTATAATCCTCAGTGCAGCTGTGAAATTTGTAAAGGTGAAAAAGAAGAATCGCTTTTAGGTGTTTCAGGGTTACTTAATAATCAAAAAATGACAATAGAACCAAAAGACTTAGAAAGAAAAATAAGAGCAAAAAAGCCTGTTTAAATATATAAAAAAAGAAACCCTCTATAGTAAGCTACTAAAAAAAGAGGGTTTCTTTGATGAAGTTAAAATTAAGTATTGCTTTAGAATTTTTTTGGATTTGTTCTATGCAGCTCTATAGAATAATCTAAAATTATATTGAAAATATTATAATAAGAAATATAAAAATAATATAAAAGAAATTTTACAACAAACAACTTGTATGATATAATAAAGTTGTTAGAATTGATGTGTTGTTATTTCTGGAAGTTTTCACAATGCTTATATAGACTTGAATAATATTTTCATATATAGTTTTATGAATTTTGAAAGTTAATATTCTTAAAGCCTATATTGTTCATTATGAGCAATATTTTATAGTGTATAGAAAAATATTTGTTTGCGCAGATATATATTTATTTTGCGCTTTTTATTATGTTAAAAAAAGGAGGTACAAATATTGATTAAATTTGAAAATGTAAAAAAAGCTTTTGAAAAAAATGTAGTAATTGAAAATTTAAATTTAGAAATAAAAGAAGGCGAATTTGTTGTATTAATTGGAGAAAGTGGATGCGGTAAAACTACAACAATGAAAATGATTAACAAGCTTATAGAGTCTACTGACGGAAAGATATATATAAATGGCAAAGATATATCTAAGGTTAATCCTATCGAACTTCGTAAAAATATTGGATATGTAATACAAAAGGTTGGTCTATTCCCTCACATGACTGTAGGTGAAAATATAGAATTAGTTCCTTTACTAAAACATTGGGATATTGAGAGAAGAAATAAAAGATCAAAAGAACTTTTAGATTTAGTGGGACTTCCATCTAATGAATATTACGATAGATATCCTCACGAACTAAGTGGAGGACAGCAGCAAAGAATAGGTATTGCTAGAGCACTTGCTGTTAATCCTGATATTATATTAATGGACGAGCCATTTTCAGCACTTGATCCAATTACAAGAGAACAGTTACAAGATGAAATGACTAGATTACAAGAAGAGTTAGGTAAAACAATTGTACTAGTATCTCATGATATGGATGAAGCTATAAAACTTGCAGACAAAATAGCAGTAATGGATAATGGTAAAGTAATTCAATTCGATTCTCCAGAAGAAATTTTAATTAATCCAGTTAATGAATTTGTAGAAAATTTCGTTGGAAAAGATCGTCTATGGAGACAACCAGAATTATTACTAGCTAAAGATATAATGATAAAAGATTATCCAAAAGTTTTACTGAGCAGAACTCCAGCCCAAGCTATAGAAAAAATGAAAGAAAAGAAGTTAGAGTTTTTAACTGTTGTAAATAAACAAGGTAATTATGAAGGGTATGTTACGATAAAAGAATTAAAAGATAAAGCATCTAAAGTAAAAATGAAAGATATAAAAAATACAAGTATTGAACCTGTTCATGAAGATTTAAATATGGTTGAAGTTATTAATATTATGAAGAACAAGCATGTTAAATTTCTTCCTGTAGTAAATAGTGAAAACATAGTTAAAGGAGTAATTACAAAGAGCAGTTTATTAAATGTTATATCAGATTTAATTATTACAGATTAACAAAGGAGTTGATATTAATTGATTTTAGATTATATGTTAAATAATATGGGATTAGTTATACAAAAATTAATAGAACATATGCAAATTACTTTGATTGCGGTACTATTTGCTGTTGTTGTAGGAGTACCTTTAGGTATTATTGTATCGAGGAGTAAAAAATTAGGAAAATTAATATTGGGAGTAGCTAATGTATTTCAGACAATTCCTAGTTTAGCTTTGTTTGGATTCATTATACCATTACCTATAATAGGAGGAATAGGTTATAAGCCTGCAGTAATCGTGTTATTTTTATATGCACTTCTTCCTATAATAAAAAACACATATATAGGAATTAACAGTATAGATAATGCAGTTATTGAATCTGCTAGAGGTATGGGAATGACTTCTAGACAAATTTTACTTATGGTAACACTTCCTTTGGCGTTTCCTATAATTATGGGAGGTATTAGGGTTGCTACTGTTATCAATATAGGAACAGCAACTATAGCTTCATTAATAGGTGCTGGAGGACTAGGAGATTTTATTTTTAGAGGAATATCTATGAGTGATACAGGGATAATTTTAGCAGGAGCTGTTCCTACTACAGTTTTAGCTTTATCTGTAGATTTTATATTGGGATTAGTAGAAAATAAATTACCAGTTAGTACTATAGGACATGTAATAACAAATAAAAAAATAATGAAAAGAGCTTTAGTTGCTACTCTTATACCTATAATTGCTATAGGAAGTATATCTTACATCAAATCAATGGAATCAGATGAAGTCATTAGGATTGGAACTAAAAATTATACGGAATCTCGTTTAATGGGAGAGTTGCTATCTGTATATATTGAAAATAATACAGATTTGAAAACTGAAATATCTGAATTAGGTGGGACACTACCTACTTTTAAAGCCATTCAATCAAAAAATATTGATATGTATGTAGAATATACAGGAACAGCATATACTACAATACTTAAAAAGACAGGTGATATACCTTCATCTCAAGAAGTATACGATACTGTAAAGAAAGAATATAATGAACAATTTGGATTGACTTGGTTAAATCCTTTAGGATTTAATAACACTTATACTTTATCAGTAAAAAAAGAAATTTCTCAAAAATACAATTTAAAAACTTTTTCTGATTTGACAAATTACTCTGATAAGTTCATTTTAGGTGCAACAGCAGAGATTTTAGAACGTCCAGATGGTTTTCCTGGTTTAAAAGAATTATATAATTTTAATTTTAAGGACATAAAAGCATTAGATCCAGGACTTCGTTATAATGCTATTGAAGATAATTCGGTTCAAGTCATAGATGCTTTTTCTACAGATGGTAAATTGCAAGAATTAGGTCTTGTGGTATTAAAAGATGATAAAGATTATTTTCCACCATATTATGCTGTACCTTTAGTTAATAATAAAACTTTAGAAGAAAATAGTGAAATTAGACCACTTTTAGAAAAGTTGGAAAATATTTTAAATGATGAAGAAATGCAAAAATTAAATTATAGAGCAGATGTTAAAAAAGAAGATTTAAATTCAATAGCTACAGATTTCTTAAAAAGTAAAAATTTAATTAAATAATTCAATATAACTTTAAAAAAGTCCTTACCAGTAAATGGAAAGGACTTTTTTATATATAAGAAATTTGGGCATTGGATTGCAAATTTAGAATATTTTGTTAGCTGTAAGGTTAACATTTATATGAATAGGAATATTATTTTATGATTGAACTGTATATATTTAAACAATAACCATCGTGGAAAATATTTACAAATATAAATAATAGGGAAGGAATGTATGAGGCATGATGAGAGGTATAAGGGTTTTTAGTGACGATATCAAAAAGGAGCTTCGTAATTCTTTATCAAATATATTTGCATTTAATAAACATAAATATCTTAATGAACGTGATATTATTAAATATTGGAATGAAAAAGATGAAATTGAATCTCAAAATCCTTATTTATTTTGGGACGAAGCTCATAAGTGCATAGTTGCAGTTATTTATTCCTATGAAAACAAAGAACAACTATTAGGTGGGGTTTTGCTAGATGTTATTCAAAGACCTGAGCAGCTAGATATAGATTTCGGAAATTGTTTTTGTAGGGTTTTTAATGAGGATATACGAACAATTTCAAATACACATACACATTCTGACCTTTGGTTTGCACTTAGGCCAACACAGTTTCAAAGAGCAATTGCTAAATTTTCCACATTCATAACTACACCTATGGTAAAGTGGATGCAAATAGTTGAAAGTAGTACAGCTCTTAGTTATGAAGGAAATCCATTTACGTATTGTTTATTTATGATTAATGAAGAAAAATGGATAGAAAAAGCTTTGAGGGATAGATTTGTAAAATTTGCAGAATCTATTAAGTTAGAAAAAGGACTACTATCAGAAAAATGGGTAAGGTCTGCTGTAGATGTGAATAGGGTTGGTTTGGTTGGTTTAGGCCATGAAGGAGATTTGATTGGAATATTTAATATACCATCAGAAACTGAAGATAGAGACAGTTTGAGTTTTGCACCACATGAAAGCATGAGAGCAATACGTCACTTTTTAGTACCTGGTACTGCACTGTTTATTACTACAGCTAATGGAGATATATATATAATGCTTCCAAATGGTGCTATTTTTCATAAAACACAGGGTAGGTGGCATTATTTAAATTATATACATGTGCATAATATATTATCAACACTATTTGATGAAGAGTTTGCATATTCATTACTTAGATTATCTCTTGATTTGAGTTTTGAGAGGCATGGTGCATTAATTATTATACCTGATAAAAATCAATTTATAGAAAAAATGGTTCCTGATCATGTTAAGAAAGAAAAAGTTAATAAAGATGTACGTAATTCAGTTAAAGGATTAAATGTAAATATATTAATGCATAGGCAAATAATAATGGCTGCAGCGAAAATTGATGGAGCACTTGTTCTTTCAAAAGAAGGAATAGTTTTAGATGTAGCATGCATGGTTGCCGAACCTAGAAAAGAGGATATGAGTTTATTTGGTATAAATAATTTAAGGCGTTTTTCTGGGGCTAGAAGTACGGCAGCATGGAATTCAAGTATATATGGAACTTCAATTAAAATCTCAGAAGATGGGCCTATAACCATATATAATAAAGGAAAATTATTGGTTAAAATCGGTTAAATAATGTAACTAATATTTTTAAATCATCTTCCACAAGGAATTAGTGAAGTTAGAATTATTGAAATTGAAGGATTAGACCTTAAAGTAGATGGAGGAACTCATATGAAGAATACTATTGAGGTTGGAAAAATAAGAGTTGTAGATTATAAAAGTAAATGTAAAATTAATAAAAGAATATATATTGAGTTAGAAGATTAATTTATAGGTGGTAGAAAACTATATAAATAGAGGCTAAATAATGCCTCTATTTTTTTTATGCATATACAGAAGATGCATGTAAAAAAACTACAATAATAGTACAGTATAAAATAAATTGTATACAAAAAATAATTAATATTTAAAATGAGTAATATTATACTATCTTGATTTATATAATATTTAAATATTAAGATTTTATCAAAATGAAAAGGGGGGATAATGATGAATATTACTAAGTTAGTTGATGTATATCGTGGTAGGAAAGTAGAGAGTTCTCATTTTGGACACGTAGTAGTTGTAAATTCAAATGGAAAACTATTGTATTCTGCTGGTGATCCTAATCGAATAACATATGCACGTTCTTCAATAAAGCCAATCCAAGTAATTCCTGTAATAGAAACTGGCACAGCAAATAAATATAGATTAAGTAATGATGAATTAGCATTAATGTGTGCATCACATAGTGGCGAACCTCAGCATACTAATAAGGTTTTAGAAATATTGGACAGAAATGGAATGGAAGAAAATATGTTAAAATGTGGAACTCATATCCCGCGAGGTAAGAATGTATATGAAAATTTAATTGTTAAAGGGAAAAAACTTACTCCTGTGTATAGTAATTGTTCAGGTAAACATACAGGAATGCTTTTAACAGCTAAACATATGGGAGAAACAATAGAAAATTATTATGAAATAAATCATCCTGTACAACAAAGAATCTTAAATGTCATTTCTCAAATGACTAGTTGTAGAATTGAAGATATTGAAATAGGTATAGATGGTTGTGGAGTACCAGTACATTCACTACCTCTTTATAATTTGGCTTATGCATTTGCTAGATTAGCATGTCCTGAAAATTTTGGATTAAAAAGAGCTAAAGCGTGTAAAAGAATTACTACAGCTATGACTGAGTATCCTGAAATGGTTGGTGGAACAGGACGATTCTGTACTGACTTTATGAAGGCCACTAATGGAAGATTCGTTGGAAAAGCAGGAGCTGAAGCAGTTTATGCAATTGGAGATAAAGATACAGGCATAGGAATTGCAATTAAAATTGAAGATGGAAATTTTAGAGCAGTATATCCTACTGCAGTTGAAGTATTAAAACAATTAAATATGATTAAAAAAGAAGAACTAGAAAAATTAAAAGATCATTATACACCAAAAATATATAACAACCGTAAAGAAGAAGTAGGAAAAATCATTACATCTTTTAATCTGCAAAAGCACTAGGTGCTTTGTATAAAATTACATAATATCAAGGGGGACTTTAAATGCTAAAGAGATTGCTTGTTTTATTAACTATCCTAGCTTTAATTGTAGGTAGTTTAGTTGGTTGTGGTCAAACAAATCAAGAACAACAACAAACTGGTGAAGAGGCTAAAAAAGAGGATAAAAATCTAGTAATAGCAGTTGCGGATACATTTGTTAGTATGGATCCACATGATACTAATGATACATTGTCTTATTCTGCTCAAAAGACAATGATGCAGGGGTTAGTAGGTTTTGATAAAGACATGAATGTTGTTCCAGTACTAGCAGAAGAATATGAGAGTAATGAAGAGGCAACAGAGTTCACATTTAAATTACATAAGGGAGTTAAGTTCCATGATGGAACAGACTTTAACGCAGAAGCTGTCAAAGTTAATATTGACCGTTTGGCAAATCCAGAAAACAAATTAAAAAGACATAGTTTATTTGCATTAGTAGATAGAACAGAGGTAGTTAATGATTATACAGTTAAGGTGGTTCTAAAAGAGCCTTTTGGTGCTATGATAAATAACTTTGCACATCCAGCTGCTATGATGCACAGCCCAAAAGCATTAGAAGAATATGGAAAAGAAGTATCTCGTAATCCTGTTGGTACAGGACCATTTGTATTTAGTGAGTGGGTTCCAGGGAATCATATAAAAGTAGTTAAAAATGAAAACTATTGGAAAGCTGATTATCCAAAGGTTGATTCTGTTACATTTAAACCAGTAAAAGAAAATGGAAGTAGAATTGCAATGTTACAAACTAAAGAAGCAGATTTTATTTATCCAGTGCCAGCAGAGCAAATTAAAGCAATTGATGGTAAAGATGGTGTTGTCATAGAAACTAAACCATCAATTATAGCTAGATATTTATCAATGAATACTATGAAAAAGCCTTTTAATGATGCTAGAGTGAGAAAAGCTATAAACTATGCAATTAATAAAGAAGCATATTCAAAGGTAGTTTATGATGGATATACTGAAAAAATAGATTCTATTTTAGCTCCAAATACACAATATTATTCAAAACAAGATGAAACATATGATTTTAATTTAGAAAAAGCTAAACAGCTTATGAAAGAAGCAGGTTATGAAAATGGATTTGAAACTGAAATCTGGGGAAATAACAACAATACTACTGTAAAAGGTATGGAGTTTTTACAACAACAACTTTCTCAAATAGGAATAAAAGCAAAAGTAGTTCCTATGGAATCAGGTACAAGAGCTGAAAAAATATGGAGTGTACAAAATCCAGAAGATGCAGAGCTTCAAATGTATTACGGGGGCTGGTCTCCATCTACTGGCGATGCTGACTGGGGAATAAGACCGTTACTTGCAAGTGATTCATTCCCTCCATATTCATATAACACAGCATATTACAGCAATCCAGAAGCTGATAAGTGGATAAAAGAGGGTATAGCTACAGCAGATCCTGAAAATAGAAAAGAGGCTTATGCTAAAGCTCAAGAAATCTTGTGGGAAGATGCTCCATGGGCATTCTTATGTGTTAACTTAACTATGTCTGGTAAACAAGATTACTTGGAAGGAGTATATTTATTACCAGATGGAGCTCTTAGCGTAGAAGAAGCAGAAATTAAATAATACTTTTATAAGATAAGCACTGTAAGGTGCTTATCTTATATTCTTGAAAAAGGAGGGGAGATTAAGTGGCAAATTATTTTATAAGAAGAATACTTGGTGTTATACCCACTCTTATATTGATATCTATTTTTGTGTTTTTATTTATACATATGATCCCTGGTGATCCGGCTAGACTTGTTGCTGGTGAAGATGCGACTGCTGCTGATGTTGAACTTATTAGAGAAGAATTAGGGTTAAATGAACCGTTATACGTTCAGTACTTTGACTATATGAAAGGCATAATGCATGGAGATTTAGGAGTATCTTTAAAAACTAAAAAACCTGCACTTGAAGAAATATCAAATAGATTCGTTCCAACAATGACTCTAGCTATTGCAAGTATATTTTGGGCAGGTATTTTTGGGCTAATGATAGGCGTTGCTTCATCGGTAAATAGAGGTAAATGGCAAGATTACATAGGGATGTTTTCTGCTGTCTCAGGTATTTCTCTTCCTTCATTTTGGCTTGGACTTATGCTGATACAGATTTTTGCTGTTAAGTTAGGGTGGCTTCCTACTGGTGGATATGGGACTTTAAAACATTATATTTTACCATCTATAACATTGGGGGCTGGTGTTGCAGCGGTTATGGCTAGGTTTTCTAGATCATCAATTATGGATATTTTAAAAGAAGACTATGTAAGAACTGCTAGAGCAAAGGGATTAAGAGAAAAAATTGTTGTATGGAAACATGTATTAAGAAATGCTCTTATTCCTGTAGTTACTATAGTTGGATTACAATTTGGTTTTTTATTAGGAGGATCTGTAGTTGTAGAAACAGTTTTTAGTTGGCCGGGTATGGGAAGTTTATTAATAGATTCTGTTGCATTTCGAGATTATCCAATAATACAGTCAGAGATACTTATTTTTTCATTCCAGTTTATAATTATCAATTTAATAATAGATCTATTGTATGCAGTACTGAATCCTGAAATAAGTTATAAGTAGTAG
The window above is part of the Tepidibacter aestuarii genome. Proteins encoded here:
- a CDS encoding betaine/proline/choline family ABC transporter ATP-binding protein, coding for MIKFENVKKAFEKNVVIENLNLEIKEGEFVVLIGESGCGKTTTMKMINKLIESTDGKIYINGKDISKVNPIELRKNIGYVIQKVGLFPHMTVGENIELVPLLKHWDIERRNKRSKELLDLVGLPSNEYYDRYPHELSGGQQQRIGIARALAVNPDIILMDEPFSALDPITREQLQDEMTRLQEELGKTIVLVSHDMDEAIKLADKIAVMDNGKVIQFDSPEEILINPVNEFVENFVGKDRLWRQPELLLAKDIMIKDYPKVLLSRTPAQAIEKMKEKKLEFLTVVNKQGNYEGYVTIKELKDKASKVKMKDIKNTSIEPVHEDLNMVEVINIMKNKHVKFLPVVNSENIVKGVITKSSLLNVISDLIITD
- a CDS encoding glycine betaine ABC transporter substrate-binding protein — its product is MLNNMGLVIQKLIEHMQITLIAVLFAVVVGVPLGIIVSRSKKLGKLILGVANVFQTIPSLALFGFIIPLPIIGGIGYKPAVIVLFLYALLPIIKNTYIGINSIDNAVIESARGMGMTSRQILLMVTLPLAFPIIMGGIRVATVINIGTATIASLIGAGGLGDFIFRGISMSDTGIILAGAVPTTVLALSVDFILGLVENKLPVSTIGHVITNKKIMKRALVATLIPIIAIGSISYIKSMESDEVIRIGTKNYTESRLMGELLSVYIENNTDLKTEISELGGTLPTFKAIQSKNIDMYVEYTGTAYTTILKKTGDIPSSQEVYDTVKKEYNEQFGLTWLNPLGFNNTYTLSVKKEISQKYNLKTFSDLTNYSDKFILGATAEILERPDGFPGLKELYNFNFKDIKALDPGLRYNAIEDNSVQVIDAFSTDGKLQELGLVVLKDDKDYFPPYYAVPLVNNKTLEENSEIRPLLEKLENILNDEEMQKLNYRADVKKEDLNSIATDFLKSKNLIK
- a CDS encoding diadenylate cyclase yields the protein MRGIRVFSDDIKKELRNSLSNIFAFNKHKYLNERDIIKYWNEKDEIESQNPYLFWDEAHKCIVAVIYSYENKEQLLGGVLLDVIQRPEQLDIDFGNCFCRVFNEDIRTISNTHTHSDLWFALRPTQFQRAIAKFSTFITTPMVKWMQIVESSTALSYEGNPFTYCLFMINEEKWIEKALRDRFVKFAESIKLEKGLLSEKWVRSAVDVNRVGLVGLGHEGDLIGIFNIPSETEDRDSLSFAPHESMRAIRHFLVPGTALFITTANGDIYIMLPNGAIFHKTQGRWHYLNYIHVHNILSTLFDEEFAYSLLRLSLDLSFERHGALIIIPDKNQFIEKMVPDHVKKEKVNKDVRNSVKGLNVNILMHRQIIMAAAKIDGALVLSKEGIVLDVACMVAEPRKEDMSLFGINNLRRFSGARSTAAWNSSIYGTSIKISEDGPITIYNKGKLLVKIG
- a CDS encoding asparaginase — its product is MNITKLVDVYRGRKVESSHFGHVVVVNSNGKLLYSAGDPNRITYARSSIKPIQVIPVIETGTANKYRLSNDELALMCASHSGEPQHTNKVLEILDRNGMEENMLKCGTHIPRGKNVYENLIVKGKKLTPVYSNCSGKHTGMLLTAKHMGETIENYYEINHPVQQRILNVISQMTSCRIEDIEIGIDGCGVPVHSLPLYNLAYAFARLACPENFGLKRAKACKRITTAMTEYPEMVGGTGRFCTDFMKATNGRFVGKAGAEAVYAIGDKDTGIGIAIKIEDGNFRAVYPTAVEVLKQLNMIKKEELEKLKDHYTPKIYNNRKEEVGKIITSFNLQKH
- a CDS encoding glutathione ABC transporter substrate-binding protein yields the protein MLKRLLVLLTILALIVGSLVGCGQTNQEQQQTGEEAKKEDKNLVIAVADTFVSMDPHDTNDTLSYSAQKTMMQGLVGFDKDMNVVPVLAEEYESNEEATEFTFKLHKGVKFHDGTDFNAEAVKVNIDRLANPENKLKRHSLFALVDRTEVVNDYTVKVVLKEPFGAMINNFAHPAAMMHSPKALEEYGKEVSRNPVGTGPFVFSEWVPGNHIKVVKNENYWKADYPKVDSVTFKPVKENGSRIAMLQTKEADFIYPVPAEQIKAIDGKDGVVIETKPSIIARYLSMNTMKKPFNDARVRKAINYAINKEAYSKVVYDGYTEKIDSILAPNTQYYSKQDETYDFNLEKAKQLMKEAGYENGFETEIWGNNNNTTVKGMEFLQQQLSQIGIKAKVVPMESGTRAEKIWSVQNPEDAELQMYYGGWSPSTGDADWGIRPLLASDSFPPYSYNTAYYSNPEADKWIKEGIATADPENRKEAYAKAQEILWEDAPWAFLCVNLTMSGKQDYLEGVYLLPDGALSVEEAEIK
- the gsiC gene encoding glutathione ABC transporter permease GsiC is translated as MANYFIRRILGVIPTLILISIFVFLFIHMIPGDPARLVAGEDATAADVELIREELGLNEPLYVQYFDYMKGIMHGDLGVSLKTKKPALEEISNRFVPTMTLAIASIFWAGIFGLMIGVASSVNRGKWQDYIGMFSAVSGISLPSFWLGLMLIQIFAVKLGWLPTGGYGTLKHYILPSITLGAGVAAVMARFSRSSIMDILKEDYVRTARAKGLREKIVVWKHVLRNALIPVVTIVGLQFGFLLGGSVVVETVFSWPGMGSLLIDSVAFRDYPIIQSEILIFSFQFIIINLIIDLLYAVLNPEISYK